A genomic region of Bombus pyrosoma isolate SC7728 linkage group LG6, ASM1482585v1, whole genome shotgun sequence contains the following coding sequences:
- the LOC122568321 gene encoding myrosinase 1 codes for MSATLSLGSSILLLLAISACAEDAEDKDEYLKFPPNFLFGAATAAYQIEGAWNVSGRGESTWDRFVHDGTGRVYNNDTGDVAANSYYQYKEDVAILKKLGFNSYRFSVSWTRILPTGFANNISKDGVQYYHDVINELIANNIEPVLTIYHWDHPQVLEDMGGWLNSEMVDWFGDYARVVFREYGSKVKKIIPINEPIAICKNGYSLGIHAPGKTLHGFGEYLCIHNVLKSHARAYRIYESEFKEKYNGEVGVLINLSAYMPKNADSVDAAETSFQFNVGWTMHPIYSKEGDYPLVMKEMVGNKSAEQGYMKSRLPTFDAEWIKYINGSSDFMAINHYTSRLVTAGTMGRVPSHENDQGVVETIDSLWKSSATDWLKVVPEGFRYVLRQLATNYGNPPMYITENGVSDHGILNDDDRIYYYREYLRQMLLAIHVDGVNVKGYMLWSLLDNFEWDRGYSEHFGIVSVDFKDPKRPRMLKKSASWWQNVIAAGKIDRSC; via the exons ATGTCAGCCACGCTCTCGCTGGGATCCAGCATTCTTCTTCTACTTGCAAT cTCTGCATGTGCTGAAGATGCAGAAGATAAGgacgaatatttgaaattcccGCCCAACTTCCTCTTTGGAGCTGCGACAGCTGCATATCAAATAGAAGGTGCCTGGAATGTGAGCG GTAGAGGAGAAAGTACTTGGGATCGATTCGTTCATGATGGTACAGGCCGCGTTTACAACAACGACACGGGAGATGTTGCTGCAAACTCTTATTATCAATACAAAGAGGATGTTGCTATTCTGAAGAAGCTTGGg TTCAATTCGTATCGTTTCTCCGTGAGCTGGACACGAATCCTGCCGACGGGTTTCGCGAACAACATCAGCAAGGATGGCGTCCAGTACTATCATGATGTGATCAACGAGCTCATAGCAAACAACATCGAACCAGTATTGACCATTTACCATTGGGACCATCCGCAAGTTCTTGAAGACATGGGAGGCTGGTTGAACAGTGAAATGGTCGACTGGTTCGGCGATTACGCGAGAGTCGTATTCCGCGAATATGGATCGAAAGTGAAGAAAATCATCCCGATAAACGAGCCCATCGCTATTTGTAAAAATGGCTACAGTCTTGGTATACACGCTCCTGGTAAAACTCTACATGGATTCGGCGAGTACTTGTGCATACATAACGTGTTGAAATCGCATGCCAGAGCCTATAGGATCTACGAGAGTGAATTTAAGGAGAAATATAATGGCGAAGTTGGTGTTCTGATCAATTTAAGCGCCTATATGCCGAAAAATGCTGACTCCGTCGATGCTGCGGAAACGTCTTTTCAATTCAACGTTGGTTGGACCATGCACCCGATATACTCCAAGGAGGGCGATTATCCACTTGTGATGAAAGAAATGGTGGGCAACAAGAGCGCAGAGCAAGGTTACATGAAATCTCGTCTACCCACGTTCGACGCAGAGTGgatcaaatatataaa tGGAAGCTCAGACTTTATGGCTATAAATCATTACACCTCCAGGCTAGTTACAGCTGGTACTATGGGACGTGTACCATCCCATGAAAATGACCAAGGAGTGGTAGAGACTATCGATAGTTTGTGGAAATCGTCAGCTACTGACTGGTTGAAG GTTGTACCTGAAGGTTTCCGATATGTTCTCCGTCAGTTGGCGACAAATTACGGCAACCCACCGATGTATATCACTGAAAACGGTGTTTCCGATCACGGAATACTCAACGACGACGACAGAATCTACTACTATCGCGAATATTTAAGACAGATGCTTCTCGCCATTCACGTCGATGGTGTGAACGTAAAAGGATATATGTTATGGTCGCTTCTGGATAATTTCGAATGGGACAGGGGATACAG CGAACATTTTGGTATCGTCTCTGTCgacttcaaagatccaaagaGACCACGAATGTTGAAAAAGTCTGCTTCCTGGTGGCAAAATGTTATAGCCGCTGGAAAAATTGATAGGAGCTGTTAA